One Rossellomorea aquimaris DNA window includes the following coding sequences:
- a CDS encoding AAA family ATPase, with protein MKLLELHIYGYGKIENKHYTIGDLQIFFGENEAGKSTIMSFIHSILFGFPTKQQSLLRYEPKSSTEYGGRILCRIEGQGLLSIERVRGKATGDVTVQFEDGRTEGEETLQQLLGNMDRTTYQNIFSFNLEGLQNIQRLKKEELNRYLFSAGSTGTDLLLQMEQNWQKEREQLFKKSGRKPMVNAVMTQLKLLEKQVKEGKEKNDQYRPLIAKQTALETRISSLETEKASFAEMKENLISVNENWDTLSSFKRVEERLSQLETIEFPAKGLDHLNELKTEERQVSAYLETLVTKQEKLHNKLESEMIDPSLVEDLPFIENILSQQSFYMKWKEESSERSRELKMVRSKINDTIRELGLTIEMEDIPALDTSLMMSDRIQNALDQQSKLLHERESFQKHYEEEEEELHNIERKCDSLEDRLMEEDEYQELQRTVKIESTRQASRDQAHWMKLQVKEAEERFSRKKSSFSRQLLIMGAALLLLFGIGSWAIVTGNGLFVGISLLLLIVVGASGMQARANLREESSILQQTKARAKEFQPEGQMEFHSLDRAEQSLKQQMELRNEWKQRILSLEEQQAKLQKLHEKQKEVEKEIVSGEQRLSGLKSELCLPSDFHWKWLPDAFVKMKETVSNHETYIHLKEEQDYVVRKLNEYRDQCQEWFHRHSLTFTTVDEAMIKLKGIMQDIEKKNLIINNIQTELEPLSFEIEKLRIEVGKIREEVGTLLQSAGCKGETEFRKKALHAEERIDLSAQYNGMKTRLTERTLNTFLRFDSEEDSRKELTLVSLRIEELSTELSSHQKELASISYEIKVLEEGKSYSTILQEFQSKKAELQELAYDWSKYTLAQVALRKTMDLYQKSKMPKVMELAEENFRELTEGHYLRIFLRDDEMIRVERKDGAVFHAVELSQGTKEQLYISIRFALIQSFRDKYPLPLLIDDGVVNFDQVRTNAFLKLLRKMATHHQTLFFTCHSHIKNEFTGDEMIVLKRMDKESIRNA; from the coding sequence GTGAAACTGCTCGAACTTCATATTTATGGATACGGAAAAATAGAAAACAAGCACTATACGATTGGAGACCTTCAAATATTCTTTGGGGAAAACGAAGCTGGTAAATCAACGATTATGTCGTTCATACATAGCATTTTGTTCGGGTTTCCGACGAAACAGCAATCCCTTCTCAGGTATGAACCGAAATCTTCTACAGAGTATGGCGGAAGAATCCTATGCAGGATAGAAGGACAAGGACTCCTCAGTATCGAGCGGGTTAGAGGGAAGGCCACAGGGGACGTGACCGTTCAATTCGAGGACGGAAGAACCGAAGGAGAAGAAACCCTTCAACAACTGCTCGGAAATATGGACAGGACAACTTACCAAAACATATTCTCATTCAACCTCGAAGGGCTGCAAAACATTCAGCGGCTCAAAAAAGAAGAACTGAACCGCTACCTATTCTCTGCAGGCTCTACAGGGACGGACCTTCTGTTACAGATGGAACAGAATTGGCAGAAAGAAAGGGAACAGCTGTTTAAGAAATCGGGAAGAAAGCCGATGGTCAACGCAGTGATGACGCAATTAAAACTACTTGAAAAACAAGTAAAGGAAGGAAAAGAAAAAAATGATCAATACCGTCCTCTCATAGCAAAGCAAACAGCTTTAGAAACCCGGATTTCATCCTTGGAGACAGAAAAGGCATCTTTTGCTGAAATGAAAGAGAACCTGATTTCAGTTAATGAAAACTGGGATACACTCTCTAGCTTCAAAAGAGTGGAGGAGCGTCTTTCCCAACTGGAAACTATTGAGTTTCCTGCAAAAGGATTAGACCATTTAAACGAGCTTAAAACGGAAGAAAGACAAGTGTCGGCATATCTTGAAACCTTGGTGACGAAACAAGAGAAGCTCCACAACAAATTAGAATCAGAAATGATTGATCCTTCCCTAGTTGAAGACCTTCCTTTTATAGAAAATATATTGTCTCAACAGTCTTTTTATATGAAATGGAAAGAAGAAAGCAGTGAACGGAGCAGAGAACTAAAAATGGTGCGTAGTAAGATCAACGATACGATCCGTGAATTGGGATTAACAATAGAGATGGAAGACATCCCTGCCCTGGATACTAGCTTAATGATGTCTGACCGTATACAAAACGCACTGGATCAGCAATCAAAGCTCCTTCATGAACGGGAAAGCTTCCAGAAGCATTACGAAGAGGAGGAAGAAGAACTTCACAACATCGAAAGGAAGTGTGATAGCTTAGAGGATCGGCTGATGGAAGAAGATGAGTATCAAGAATTGCAAAGAACGGTGAAAATTGAATCTACCCGGCAAGCTTCAAGGGACCAGGCACATTGGATGAAGCTGCAAGTGAAAGAGGCAGAAGAACGTTTCAGCAGAAAAAAGTCCTCCTTCTCCCGGCAGCTCCTCATTATGGGTGCAGCACTCCTTCTTTTATTCGGGATTGGGTCATGGGCAATCGTGACCGGGAATGGGCTCTTTGTCGGGATCAGCTTGCTTCTTCTCATTGTAGTGGGTGCATCGGGAATGCAGGCGAGGGCTAATCTGCGAGAAGAATCCAGCATTCTTCAACAAACTAAAGCAAGAGCAAAAGAGTTTCAACCCGAAGGTCAAATGGAATTTCACTCTTTGGATAGGGCTGAGCAAAGCCTAAAGCAGCAGATGGAGTTGAGGAACGAGTGGAAGCAGCGAATTCTTTCCTTAGAAGAGCAACAGGCAAAACTCCAGAAGCTCCATGAAAAACAGAAGGAAGTAGAGAAAGAAATTGTTTCAGGAGAACAAAGGTTATCCGGTCTAAAATCAGAGCTATGTTTACCTTCTGATTTTCACTGGAAGTGGCTGCCTGATGCATTTGTCAAAATGAAAGAGACCGTCTCGAATCATGAGACTTATATCCATCTTAAAGAAGAACAAGACTATGTGGTCCGAAAATTGAATGAGTATAGGGACCAGTGTCAGGAATGGTTCCACCGCCACTCTCTTACTTTTACCACAGTTGATGAGGCCATGATTAAACTGAAGGGAATCATGCAGGATATTGAAAAGAAAAACCTCATAATCAATAACATCCAAACGGAGCTCGAGCCTCTTTCTTTTGAGATAGAGAAGCTAAGAATTGAGGTTGGAAAGATCCGTGAAGAGGTTGGAACCCTTCTTCAATCTGCAGGGTGCAAGGGAGAAACGGAATTTCGTAAAAAGGCACTTCACGCCGAAGAGAGAATTGACCTATCCGCTCAATATAATGGAATGAAAACGAGGCTGACCGAACGAACACTCAACACGTTTCTTCGGTTTGATTCAGAGGAAGATAGCAGAAAAGAATTAACACTAGTATCGTTAAGAATCGAAGAGCTTTCAACTGAGCTCTCTTCTCATCAAAAAGAGCTCGCTTCCATTTCGTATGAAATAAAAGTGCTGGAGGAAGGAAAGAGCTACTCCACAATCCTTCAGGAGTTTCAAAGCAAAAAGGCTGAGCTTCAAGAACTTGCGTATGACTGGTCCAAATATACGTTAGCGCAAGTGGCTCTAAGGAAAACAATGGATCTTTACCAGAAATCGAAGATGCCTAAAGTGATGGAGCTTGCAGAAGAGAACTTTAGAGAGCTGACGGAAGGGCACTATCTACGGATTTTCTTACGAGATGATGAGATGATCAGGGTAGAGAGGAAGGACGGTGCAGTTTTCCATGCAGTAGAACTCAGTCAGGGAACGAAAGAACAGTTATACATCTCCATTCGCTTTGCCCTCATTCAATCTTTCCGGGACAAGTACCCATTGCCGTTACTGATCGACGATGGAGTAGTCAACTTTGATCAGGTAAGAACGAACGCATTTCTAAAGCTCTTGAGGAAAATGGCAACGCATCATCAGACTCTGTTCTTTACCTGTCATTCTCATATAAAAAATGAGTTTACCGGGGATGAAATGATCGTATTAAAGCGAATGGATAAGGAATCGATTCGGAATGCATGA
- the yhaM gene encoding 3'-5' exoribonuclease YhaM, translating into MSGITQFNVGETIELPLLIKQMTKGTTNTGKPFLTLILQDKSGNMEAKLWDASEQDEKAYQPETIVLVVGDIHSYRGKSQLKIKQIRPASPADGYAISDFLETAPVSIEEMTSKITQYIFEMRNPNIQRITRHLIKKYQKPFLEYPAATKNHHEFVSGLAYHVVSMLDLSKAIAGLYPSLDSDLLYAGVILHDLGKVIELSGPTSTTYTIEGNLIGHISIMVNEIGKAADELGIEGEEVMILQHLVLSHHGKAEWGSPKPPLIREAEILHYIDNVDAKMNMLDRALERVKPGEYTERVFALDNRSFYKPTFHK; encoded by the coding sequence ATGTCTGGGATTACACAATTTAATGTAGGAGAAACAATTGAATTACCCCTTTTAATTAAACAAATGACCAAAGGCACGACAAATACAGGTAAGCCGTTTTTAACGCTGATTCTGCAAGATAAGAGTGGAAACATGGAAGCTAAACTTTGGGATGCTTCTGAGCAGGATGAGAAGGCATATCAACCTGAAACGATCGTACTGGTTGTTGGAGACATACATAGTTACCGTGGAAAGAGTCAGCTCAAGATCAAGCAGATTCGTCCGGCTTCCCCGGCAGATGGTTATGCCATTTCGGACTTCCTGGAAACGGCGCCAGTGAGCATTGAGGAAATGACGAGTAAGATCACTCAGTATATTTTTGAAATGAGAAATCCAAATATTCAACGCATCACAAGGCACTTGATTAAAAAATATCAGAAGCCTTTCCTGGAATATCCGGCGGCTACTAAGAACCATCATGAATTTGTGTCAGGCCTTGCGTATCATGTTGTATCGATGCTGGACCTCTCGAAGGCCATTGCAGGACTGTACCCATCCCTGGATTCGGATCTATTATACGCTGGGGTCATTCTTCATGATTTAGGCAAAGTCATTGAGCTGTCAGGTCCAACCTCTACTACGTATACGATTGAAGGGAATCTCATCGGTCATATTTCGATCATGGTGAACGAGATTGGAAAAGCTGCAGATGAGCTTGGAATTGAAGGGGAAGAAGTCATGATCCTTCAACATCTCGTATTGAGTCATCACGGAAAAGCGGAATGGGGAAGTCCTAAGCCGCCGCTCATCCGTGAAGCTGAAATCCTGCATTACATCGATAACGTGGATGCGAAGATGAATATGCTGGATCGTGCATTGGAACGGGTGAAACCAGGGGAATATACAGAAAGGGTATTTGCCCTTGATAATCGTTCATTCTATAAACCGACTTTTCATAAATAG
- a CDS encoding sporulation YhaL family protein has product MTLPIWMYLVVAGIFGSAFMTIKSAKEEKNMEDEWIEKEGEVYIHRMEEEKERRRQLTS; this is encoded by the coding sequence ATGACACTACCTATTTGGATGTACTTGGTTGTAGCAGGGATTTTCGGGAGTGCCTTTATGACGATTAAATCAGCTAAGGAAGAAAAGAATATGGAAGATGAGTGGATAGAGAAAGAAGGAGAAGTCTACATTCATCGTATGGAAGAGGAGAAGGAGCGGAGACGTCAATTAACATCTTGA
- a CDS encoding peptidylprolyl isomerase — protein MKKWIISVSLAAGVVGLAGCSGDGAEGNSDVVATTKAGDVTKDELYKSMKQKFTPQMEQALQELVYTKVLEEKYDVSKEEVDEKLNEAKDQLGPQFEMFLQQYNLDEKSFKEYLKLQLLQEKAAISDVKVTEKEVKEYYETWKPDIQVRHILVDDEKTAKEVKQKLADGGKFEELAKEYSKDPGSAENGGSLGWVDNAGRQNFVPEFSKALDTLEKGKVSEPIKTEYGYHIIEVTDKKEKKSFDEMKKEIEKELKLSKVDPQKIQEAMKAEIEKADLNIKDEDLKKAFDQVLNPAAAPEGGEAPALPEGEEAPAPTEE, from the coding sequence ATGAAAAAATGGATCATTTCAGTATCATTGGCTGCGGGAGTCGTCGGACTTGCAGGATGCAGCGGGGACGGTGCTGAAGGAAACAGTGACGTTGTTGCAACAACAAAAGCTGGAGACGTAACAAAAGATGAACTTTACAAATCAATGAAGCAAAAATTCACTCCACAAATGGAACAAGCCCTTCAAGAGTTGGTTTACACGAAAGTACTTGAAGAAAAGTATGACGTCTCGAAAGAGGAAGTTGACGAAAAGCTGAATGAAGCCAAAGATCAATTGGGACCTCAATTCGAAATGTTCTTACAACAATATAATCTTGATGAAAAATCGTTTAAAGAATACTTAAAACTTCAACTGCTTCAAGAAAAAGCTGCGATCTCTGACGTGAAAGTCACTGAAAAAGAAGTAAAGGAATACTACGAAACATGGAAGCCTGACATTCAAGTTCGTCACATTCTTGTAGATGATGAAAAAACAGCTAAAGAAGTGAAACAAAAATTAGCTGATGGTGGAAAGTTTGAAGAACTTGCAAAAGAATACTCCAAAGATCCTGGTTCTGCTGAAAATGGCGGAAGCTTAGGCTGGGTTGACAATGCAGGACGTCAAAACTTCGTACCTGAATTCTCTAAAGCTCTGGACACATTAGAAAAAGGCAAAGTGAGTGAGCCGATCAAAACAGAATATGGCTACCACATCATTGAAGTGACAGATAAAAAAGAAAAGAAATCCTTTGACGAGATGAAAAAGGAAATCGAAAAAGAACTGAAGCTTTCGAAAGTGGATCCTCAAAAAATCCAGGAAGCGATGAAAGCTGAAATCGAAAAAGCTGACTTAAACATTAAAGATGAAGATCTTAAAAAAGCATTTGATCAAGTGCTGAACCCTGCGGCTGCACCTGAAGGAGGAGAAGCTCCTGCTTTACCTGAAGGAGAAGAAGCTCCAGCACCTACCGAAGAGTAG
- a CDS encoding YjcZ family sporulation protein has protein sequence MSCGYNSGFALIVVLFILLIIVGAAYIC, from the coding sequence ATGAGCTGTGGATACAATTCCGGATTCGCGTTAATCGTAGTGCTGTTCATCTTATTAATCATCGTTGGTGCCGCATATATTTGCTAA
- a CDS encoding YjcZ family sporulation protein: protein MGNAYGGGFALIVVLFILLIIVGAAWL, encoded by the coding sequence ATGGGTAATGCATACGGCGGAGGTTTCGCGTTAATCGTAGTACTGTTCATCCTGTTAATCATTGTGGGTGCAGCATGGCTATAA
- a CDS encoding YjcZ family sporulation protein yields MSGAYGGGFALIVVLFILLIIIGAAYVC; encoded by the coding sequence ATGTCAGGTGCTTACGGCGGAGGATTTGCGTTAATCGTTGTTCTATTCATTTTGTTAATCATCATTGGTGCAGCATACGTTTGTTAA
- a CDS encoding DUF3267 domain-containing protein encodes MHCWKTINLEKQFGFYRVFLLSSIIMMMVFSLIYVPINLLFPSAFYDNHFLVFFIGMLSIYPLHKFFHIVPILPFVKKMKCRCNRKLFFLPIVSLRVDQPISKYRYMLALLAPFFVLNGILLYGCIHFPHYSHYFTMLLAFHSGICAIDFIYAKQLMDSPKNALIEENDDGYEILIYQ; translated from the coding sequence ATGCATTGCTGGAAAACAATCAATCTGGAAAAACAATTCGGATTTTACCGAGTCTTTTTACTTTCATCCATCATCATGATGATGGTATTCTCATTAATATACGTACCAATTAACTTACTATTTCCAAGTGCGTTCTATGATAACCATTTCCTAGTGTTCTTCATAGGAATGCTGAGCATCTATCCGTTGCATAAGTTTTTTCACATTGTACCGATACTACCTTTTGTGAAAAAAATGAAATGTAGATGCAATCGGAAACTATTCTTTTTACCGATCGTTTCTTTGCGAGTGGACCAGCCTATCTCAAAATACCGTTACATGCTTGCCCTGTTGGCACCATTCTTTGTACTGAACGGGATTTTGCTATACGGATGCATCCACTTTCCGCACTATTCTCATTACTTTACAATGCTGCTTGCATTTCATTCAGGAATCTGCGCCATTGACTTTATTTATGCAAAGCAACTCATGGATTCACCAAAGAATGCATTGATTGAAGAGAATGATGATGGATACGAAATATTGATTTATCAGTAA
- a CDS encoding DUF1878 family protein, which yields MNDLVKRIEKLEYYQRLMAEMIPENGFPFHRMIIREGLSEREVKEFFIVCDRLSIKLQKQKAEGFVYNTPLFKEFEEELHSKLKVHEVVDSCLAQDIYPALMKQLKKSL from the coding sequence ATGAATGATTTAGTGAAACGCATAGAGAAACTCGAGTATTATCAACGGTTAATGGCGGAGATGATCCCCGAAAATGGTTTTCCATTTCATCGAATGATCATTCGTGAGGGTTTGTCGGAGAGGGAAGTGAAGGAGTTCTTTATAGTTTGTGATAGGTTGAGCATAAAACTCCAAAAGCAAAAAGCGGAAGGATTCGTGTACAATACTCCGCTTTTCAAAGAGTTTGAAGAAGAGCTTCATTCAAAGCTGAAGGTTCATGAAGTGGTTGATAGCTGTTTAGCTCAAGACATTTATCCAGCTTTGATGAAACAGTTAAAGAAGAGCTTGTAG